The genomic segment CGCCTACCCTCCCGCGGGGTGGCCCTCAGCCTACCCGCTGGTGGTGCCGACGGTAACGGACGGGCGTCGGTGGCGATCAAGGGAGTGGGATGCGGACACGACGGCGCAGGATCCTGGTCCGGGCGGGGCTCGGGCTGTTCGCCGTGGCCGTACTCGTGCAGCTGGTGCCCTACGGGCGCGACCACACCAACCCTCCCGTGACCCAGGACGCGCCCTGGCCGGCCGGGCGGGCCCGGGAGCTGGCCACGGCGGCCTGCTACGACTGCCACAGCAACCAGACCCGCTGGCCGCCGGAGAGCTTCGTCGCGCCGTTCTCGTGGCTGCTGGCCCGCGACGTCGAGCAGGGCCGGGCGGCGCTCAACTTCTCCACCTGGGACGAGGACGACGGCGAGGCCGACGACGCCGCCGACGCGGTCGCCGACGCCGAGATGCCGCCCCGCCGCTACGTGCTCGCCCATCCCGACGCGGCCCTGAGCGAGGCCGAGCGCCAGGTTCTGATCGGGGCCCTGGAGGCGATGGACCGTTCCCGCGGCGGCGGCGACCGCCGCGGCCCGGGCGGGGGCGGCGGCGGGGAGGACCGCAGCGGGCCCGGCGGCGGTTAGCCGCGGGGGCGGAAGCCGACCAGGAAGGACTGGAGCTCGTCCCGGGAGCCGGCCCAGCGGCTGGCCGGCGCCTGGAACAGGATGGCGTGGCGGCGGCCGGCGGCGACGAAGGTGATGTCGTAGCCGCGCATCAGCCGGCCCTCGTCGAGGAAGGTGAACTCCCACTCGGCCGCCGGCACGCTCCGGAAGGTCGTCGCGGCCAGGCGCAGCCGGCGGTAGTCGTCGCCGGGATGCCTGGCGATGAACGACCGCTCCAGGCTCCGCTGGGCGGACAGGGGCGGCAGGCCGTCGCTGGTCGGCTGGACCCGGAAGAAGCGCTCCCCGCCCGGCTCGGTGAAGTCGATGAACGGTCCCCGGTCGCTCGGCGTCCAGGTGGGCGGGAACGACAGCCGGTAGGTGCCGTCCGGGTCCTGAAAGCTGCGCCAGGCCGCGGGCACGGCCGGCCGCCTGGTCGTGGCCGGCGGGCGCCGCTCGTCCGTGTCCCGGGTGAGGCCCTGCCAGATGACGGCACCGAACAGGACCACGGCCACGGCGACGAGGACCATCGGGACCCGGGCCCGGCGGCGGCGGGCGCCGGCGAGCACCGGCTCCCCCGGCATCGGCACGGGCGGCACCGGCGGTAGCCGCCGCCCCCGGCGCCGGCCCCGCGGGGCCCGGTCCCCCGGAGCCCGTCCTCCCGGGGCGCCGTCGCCCTCGCGCCGCCGGACCTGGCTGGGTACCGGCGGCGTGTCGCCTGCGGCGACGCGTCCGCGTTCGGCGCCGCCCGCGGGGGCCCCGGGGGCGGCCGTGGTCCCGGGGCGCACGTCGCCGGCGGGTCCGGCGCCGGGGGAGCCCGGGCCGCTGGTCACGCTCGGGCCGCCCCGGCCGGAGACCACGACGGTGGCTCCCGCCCAGGGGCCGGCGGGGCCGGGCGGGTCCCCCAGGGCCGGGTCGGCCGCGCGATCCCGGCCCGCGGCGACCCGGCGGAGCAGGGGCCGGAGCTGGGCCGGGGTCGCCCGGCCCGCCGGCTCCTTGACCAGCAGGCGGGCCAGGACCGGGGTCAGGGGGCCGAGGCGTTCGGGCTGGTGCGGCTGGCCGTTGACGATCGCGCTGAGGGTCTGGAACTCTCCCCCGCCGAAGGGGGGTTGGCCCTCGACCGCGAACCAGAGGGTGGCGCCCAGCGCCCACAGGTCGGTGGCCGGGCTGACCGCCTGCGCCTCGACCTGCTCGGGCGCCATGTAGGCGGGCGAGCCGACCACCAGCCCGGTCGCGGTCAGCCGGGGGTCGCCCTGGACCGAGGCGATGCCGAAGTCGGCCAGCTTGGTGGTGCCGTCCTCGCGGACCATCACGTTCCTCGGCTTGAGGTCGCGGTGGACGATCCCGGCCTTGTGGGCGGCCTCGAGCGCGTCCAGCAGGCTCAGCCCGAGCCGGGCGGCCCGCTGGGGAGGGAGCGGCCCCCGGGTGCGGACCAGCTCCTCAAGGGTCGGCGCCGCGACCAGCTCCATGACGATGAAGTCCTGGTCGCCGTCGTGGGCGATGTCGTAGACGGTGACCACGCCGGGGTGGCTGAGGCGGGCGGCCGCCCGGGCCTCCCGCGACACCCGGGCCCGCAGCCCCTCCCGTTCGGCCTCGTCGACCCCGCGGGGCAGGTCGACCTCCTTGAGGGCGACCTGGCGGGCGAGCAGCGTGTCGGTGGCCCGCCAGACCACGCCCATGCCGCCGTGGCCGAGCTCCTCGGTGAGCTCGTAACGGTTGGCGACGCGCCGGCCGCTTCCGTTGGTTGCCATCGACCGGAACGCTACCGGCTGCCGGGTCGGGTGGCCACGACCCCTCAGCCGAGCGGCTGGAAGGCCTGCTCGAACTGGCGGGCCAGGTCCTGGGAGGCGTCCCACTGCTCGGCCGGGACGATGAACTCGACGTTGTAGCCCCAGCTCCGGCCCTTGAGGTTGGTGTGGCTCACGTGGACCCGGCGGCCCTCCCTGACCGCCTCGTACTCGAACACCACCGCCCCCTCGCGGCCCGCGTAGGTCTGGTCCTCCTCGTAGCTGACCTCGCGGAAGTCCTCGAACAGCCCCGGGGCGGCCTCGCGGTAGTCCCGCGACGCCTGGGGCAGGGGGTTGGCCGGGTTGGTGGAGCGGACGGTGAAGACCCGCTGGGGGTCGTCCCGCTCCTCGACCACGGTGGCATTGAAGCTGTCCCTGACCCGCGCCCGGAACCCCGGGGGAACGCCGACACGGTTGTTGCCGCGCCGGTTCGTGAAGGCCGTCCACCCCTCGGGCAGACCGGCCGCCGCCGTGGTCGTCGGAGCCGCGGTGGTCGAGGGCGCCCCGGTGGTGGAGGCGGCCTCCCCGGTCGTCTCACTCCCCCGTGTCGTGGCCGCCCCCCCGGCGGTGGTCTCCGGCGCGGCGGCCGGGTCGCCGTCGTCGCCCGACAACAGGTTCGCCGCAACCAGCACCATCACCAGCCCAACCACCGCCAGCAGCCCGAGCACCGCAACCAGCCGCCCCCGCCCCCCACGCTCCACCACCGGCGCCGGCGGCAGCAACGGCCGCCCCGGTTCGCGCCCGGGCGGTCCGGTGGCCGCCGGTTCGGGCGTCGCCGGGCCGGGCTCGAACGCCGGCGCAGGCTCCGGCGCCGGCGTCCCGGCGGCCGGGAACCCGCCCTCGGGCTGCGCAGCCGGGAACCCGGCCTCCGGCTGCGAGGTCCCCCGGTGGGGGAGCGTAGCCGAGCCAGGAGCTGGGCGCTCCGGGCCGTCCACAGCCCCGGGCCCATCGCCCGCCCCAATCTCGGCCCCATCGTCCTGGCCCGCCTCGTCCCCGTCGCCCTCCCCCGCCGCGGCGGGGACGAACGCCGCGAGCGGGACCGTGCGGCCCGGGCCGTGGGTGGGGAGGACCTCGGTGGGTGGGGACGGGGCGGGAGTGGCCAGGCGGGCCAGCTCGGCCCGGAGCTCGGGGCCGGAGGGACGGGCGC from the Actinomycetota bacterium genome contains:
- a CDS encoding heme-binding domain-containing protein is translated as MRTRRRRILVRAGLGLFAVAVLVQLVPYGRDHTNPPVTQDAPWPAGRARELATAACYDCHSNQTRWPPESFVAPFSWLLARDVEQGRAALNFSTWDEDDGEADDAADAVADAEMPPRRYVLAHPDAALSEAERQVLIGALEAMDRSRGGGDRRGPGGGGGGEDRSGPGGG
- a CDS encoding serine/threonine-protein kinase; translation: MATNGSGRRVANRYELTEELGHGGMGVVWRATDTLLARQVALKEVDLPRGVDEAEREGLRARVSREARAAARLSHPGVVTVYDIAHDGDQDFIVMELVAAPTLEELVRTRGPLPPQRAARLGLSLLDALEAAHKAGIVHRDLKPRNVMVREDGTTKLADFGIASVQGDPRLTATGLVVGSPAYMAPEQVEAQAVSPATDLWALGATLWFAVEGQPPFGGGEFQTLSAIVNGQPHQPERLGPLTPVLARLLVKEPAGRATPAQLRPLLRRVAAGRDRAADPALGDPPGPAGPWAGATVVVSGRGGPSVTSGPGSPGAGPAGDVRPGTTAAPGAPAGGAERGRVAAGDTPPVPSQVRRREGDGAPGGRAPGDRAPRGRRRGRRLPPVPPVPMPGEPVLAGARRRRARVPMVLVAVAVVLFGAVIWQGLTRDTDERRPPATTRRPAVPAAWRSFQDPDGTYRLSFPPTWTPSDRGPFIDFTEPGGERFFRVQPTSDGLPPLSAQRSLERSFIARHPGDDYRRLRLAATTFRSVPAAEWEFTFLDEGRLMRGYDITFVAAGRRHAILFQAPASRWAGSRDELQSFLVGFRPRG
- a CDS encoding protein kinase — encoded protein: MSPAADRLVANRYALKDPLGRGGMGVVWRAQDSVLGREVAVKEVVFPPTMAEEERGPAQARVMREARAAARLNHPGVVTLYDVVKDRGSTFIVMELVNAPTLADLVRTDGPLPVRRVAEIGAQVAGALEAAHQAGIVHRDVKPGNVMVPANGTAKLADFGIASLQGDPQLTSTGLVIGSPAYMAPEQAKGEESGSPADFWALGATMFYAVEGGPPFDRGSSIATLAAVVNEPPRDLRRAGPLTPLITALLSKDPGARPSGPELRAELARLATPAPSPPTEVLPTHGPGRTVPLAAFVPAAAGEGDGDEAGQDDGAEIGAGDGPGAVDGPERPAPGSATLPHRGTSQPEAGFPAAQPEGGFPAAGTPAPEPAPAFEPGPATPEPAATGPPGREPGRPLLPPAPVVERGGRGRLVAVLGLLAVVGLVMVLVAANLLSGDDGDPAAAPETTAGGAATTRGSETTGEAASTTGAPSTTAAPTTTAAAGLPEGWTAFTNRRGNNRVGVPPGFRARVRDSFNATVVEERDDPQRVFTVRSTNPANPLPQASRDYREAAPGLFEDFREVSYEEDQTYAGREGAVVFEYEAVREGRRVHVSHTNLKGRSWGYNVEFIVPAEQWDASQDLARQFEQAFQPLG